In Cydia splendana chromosome 3, ilCydSple1.2, whole genome shotgun sequence, one DNA window encodes the following:
- the LOC134806476 gene encoding mucin-2-like: protein MSVPMASTKNYMNELFGTLLVLSALLSTASAIDCHGKSFHCVNSTHFMICVDLGGGVSQAIDNFYIACPPPTVCQGTNHFECEFPAPTTPSTISNVINETTLPWEEIITSSSLDNTKKEFSENYINTERATTVEYSVTTDTTVDVTTRTASNFYINNGLNVTEITPTIVADITTSPIETISQTISEDRSITETILTTEGVTTNVIEIVTETTAETNNPTKTDLVIAGEENNKKAININTQTTTENIDITETVTTESSPITTEQILQTTTDNPLEVDTSYLYTQLPQVLTMIQNENVTNNTLLKKSSAEKNKSTNDKGKNNSPQIGGNNVKQKKYTVDAQNAKDTTNLDKASVLDTVGNAPRSEQPKTIYEEIFTTDSTQNTEIVNLDIVTTEVIPSSNIELGTTQAPSLTLSSADTPTVDEAYTTETVQKVPTSEHPTTIYEENLRKDSTQNIETVNLDIVTTEAVNIPLPHSDVQLVTTQTPSLTQSSADTTTVDGAYTIETVENGPISKDPTTIYEENFTKDTTQNIETVNPDIVTTDPINIPFSNSDGQQVTTYAPSLITQSFADTTTLEGAFTIETVENAPSSDQPTTVNEEKIIKDSTQNIETVNLDIVITEAANIPLSNSDDQTVMTQAPSLSQNFADTTTLDGAFTIEIVENAPSSEQPTTIYEENFTRDTTQNIATVNLDVVTTEPINIPFSNSDGQQVTTYAPSLTESSTDTTILDGAYTIETVENAPSSKDPTTIYEENFTKDTTQNIETVNLDIVTTDPINIPFSNSDGQQVTTYAPSLTQSSTDTTTLDGAFTIETVEYAPSSEQAATVNEEKLIIDSTQNIETANADIVTTEAANITFSNGDDQLVMTQAPSLTQNSADTILDTVFTIETAENNLTTEQPTTINEQSLTIHTTQNIATENIIPNSKALNGDIMTTETIYQSSTMINDQSVMTEKSHVTKTTVELVTSTEQTPMLHEENRTAVTSENVASQKVPIAIGHTQSVTSKPQDPEYVKQDVTMTAEIFENGANKEQPITTNEKSSTTGTIQNVATEYNLIPTRHSVNFDITTEVVYTPTTINNDLIIQVASEDYISTKTQVLTDTTVDGTKVDGVFTTGVVGNGDSTNKIKLINKESVATDTTRSIDLINLPTETVNLTTIISNAQSAFENNMKTEGPLLPSENIVSTQEVNKEADFITAKPINIEQIIAKLPEEKLIPKDELEMAIVQTTNNNYANAEHDIDGSQQKSKTEFLGPKSESNDIPNQTYNSQKGESETIRVPNHVQYSKLQPSTVEGQDQTVNINWNPFDNYLIDKSNQNSQLTGKSDVTNLNIERNDANVVSSDTEFMPQQHIISALPATNPIPAEINTGKQSYNATTVTQRSNGFLITNRLPENIINVNSEPEVASLPTPEPVTRVKEHSTYLKTNTLASGGSVTLSSSKTAPKNAKVADTTILDITIPKLFGPISDSTVDEIGSKVKEIGSNAKVSSNKKEVDNSKNNKEATVVDTKILDNTHNIENIHNLFSPGSESTVDQTGSNVREIGSNANVSSYNKEIDYPKNSEGSITVYLSKTKLHNDKTELQTNTHDLSETINMRITTEGDHDRIDESSKPVMFNILPLPMNNVKLRPSVTNIPLLTDVTSMTQNGNIVLTTEPYQSATIYPTLVNTPIQASVNGVHNTNTPTIKNLPTLEITDKVISSKNPIFGGSTTVGNLHITKDSTFPDAKSRTGVINRGDVSPPHPLRVGQVSIGQTNTPDNNVDTISAKEQNVNETYSPQTSNANENEPQKNNSPINLSLSIAIQKPYVNTVQTLSQSVTPNPISPVTKQVANEVAIPFTCVNGRRGRYSDKDDCRKFYICVGINQPVVGNCPENTVFSDIRKLCTKNLSHCIRHNEFKCPSVGRFSDFMKDNVYYICVDHKDHLYRFKFQCQSGYIFNKTTVKCIESKEIESNESVSISSSDNSSQTGSTSAASRSINNNSVSTSRISNNSSSDDSSKTDDVSMTKNTNEEETREKSEGNEDDEEDEVFKCKKEGKFPIRNECRRFYLCKKRKSEYRRKIKKCGSGRVFDKDKKRCVDADSYEC, encoded by the exons ATGAGTGTGCCGATGGCTTCTACGAAAAATTACATGAACGAATTGTTTGGGACACTGCtg GTACTGTCCGCATTGTTATCAACGGCGTCAGCAATAGACTGTCATGGGAAATCTTTCCATTGCGTGAACTCCACCCACTTCATGATATGTGTGGACCTAGGGGGCGGAGTCTCCCAGGCAATAGACAACTTCTACATAGCCTGCCCTCCTCCGACGGTTTGTCAGGGAACAAACCACTTTGAATGCGAGTTTCCAGCACCAACAACACCTAGCACTATAAGCAACGTCATTAATGAaaccacacttccgtgggaggAGATAATAACTTCTTCTTCTTTGGATAACACAAAGAAAGAGTTTTctgaaaattacataaataCAGAGAGGGCTACAACTGTAGAATACAGTGTTACTACTGATACAACCGTGGATGTTACTACAAGAACAGCGTCGAACTTTTACATCAATAATGGATTAAATGTGACAGAAATTACACCAACTATAGTTGCAGATATTACAACATCTCCTATAGAAACTATATCACAGACTATAAGCGAAGACCGAAGTATAACAGAAACTATATTAACAACTGAAGGTGTTACAACGAATGTCATAGAAATTGTAAcagaaactacagccgaaactaACAATCCAACAAAAACTGATCTAGTGATCGCTGGTGAAGAAAACAACAAAAAGGctataaatattaatacacaAACTACAACCGAAAATATTGACATTACAGAAACTGTAACAACAGAATCAAGTCCAATAACTACAGaacaaatattacaaacaacGACTGACAACCCTCTCGAGGTAGATACGTCTTACCTATACACACAATTACCACAGGTCCTTACTATGATTCAGAACGAAAATGTAACAAACAATACTTTGTTAAAAAAATCTTCcgcagaaaaaaataaatctactaacgataaaggaaaaaataattccCCACAAATTGGtggtaataatgtaaaacaaaaaaaatatacggtGGATGCACAAAATGCTAAAGATACAACGAATTTAGATAAAGCATCTGTTCTTGATACAGTAGGAAACGCCCCGAGATCTGAGCAACCAAAAACGATATACGAAGAAATCTTTACAACAGACTCTACTCAAAACACTGAGATAGTAAATCTCGACATAGTAACTACAGAGGTTATACCAAGTAGTAACATTGAACTAGGCACTACTCAAGCACCATCATTGACACTAAGTTCTGCAGACACACCAACTGTAGACGAAGCATATACTACTGAAACAGTTCAAAAAGTTCCCACTTCTGAGCATCCTACAACAATATACGAAGAAAACCTTAGAAAAGACTCGACTCAAAACATTGAAACAGTAAATCTAGACATTGTAACAACAGAGGCTGTGAATATACCTCTTCCACATAGTGACGTTCAACTAGTCACGACTCAAACACCATCATTGACACAAAGTTCTGCAGACACAACGACTGTAGATGGAGCATATACCATTGAAACAGTCGAAAACGGTCCAATTTCTAAGGATCCAACTACAATATACGAAGAAAACTTTACAAAGGATACTACtcaaaatattgaaacagtaaATCCCGACATTGTAACTACAGATCCTATAAATATACCTTTTTCAAATAGTGATGGTCAACAAGTCACGACTTACGCACCATCATTGATCACGCAAAGTTTTGCAGACACAACGACCCTAGAGGGAGCATTTACTATTGAAACAGTCGAGAATGCACCCAGTTCTGATCAACCAACAACAGTAAAtgaagaaaaaattataaaagacTCCACTCAAAACATTGAAACAGTAAATCTGGACATTGTAATTACAGAGGCTGCGAATATACCTTTATCAAATAGTGATGATCAAACAGTCATGACTCAAGCACCATCACTGTCGCAAAATTTTGCAGACACAACGACTCTAGACGGAGCATTTACTATTGAAATAGTAGAGAACGCGCCTAGTTCTGAGCAACCAACAACAATATACGAAGAAAACTTTACAAGGGATACTACTCAAAATATAGCTACAGTAAATCTCGACGTTGTAACTACAGAACCTATAAATATACCTTTTTCGAATAGTGATGGTCAACAAGTCACGACTTACGCACCATCATTGACGGAAAGTTCTACAGACACAACGATTTTAGATGGAGCATATACTATTGAAACAGTCGAAAACGCGCCTAGTTCTAAGGATCCAACTACAATATacgaagaaaattttacaaaggATACTACtcaaaatattgaaacagtaaATCTCGACATTGTAACTACAGATCCTATAAATATACCTTTTTCGAATAGTGATGGTCAACAAGTCACGACTTACGCACCATCATTGACGCAAAGTTCTACAGACACAACGACTCTAGACGGAGCATTTACTATTGAAACAGTCGAGTATGCACCCAGTTCTGAGCAAGCAGCAACAGTTAATgaagaaaaattgataatagaCTCCACTCAAAACATTGAAACAGCAAATGCCGATATTGTAACTACAGAGGCTGCGAATATAACTTTTTCAAATGGTGATGATCAACTAGTCATGACTCAAGCACCATCATTGACACAAAATTCTGCAGACACAATTCTTGATACAGTATTTACCATTGAAACCGCCGAGAATAATTTAACTACCGAACAACCAACTACGATAAATGAACAAAGTTTGACAATCCATACTACTCAAAATATCGCGACAGAGAATATTATTCCTAACAGCAAAGCACTAAATGGAGACATCATGACTACAGAAACTATTTATCAGTCTTCTACAATGATAAACGATCAATCAGTTATGACTGAAAAATCACATGTGACAAAGACAACCGTGGAATTGGTTACCAGTACTGAGCAAACACCTATGTTACATGAGGAAAATCGGACAGCGGTAACTTCTGAAAACGTTGCTAGCCAAAAAGTACCAATTGCAATTGGTCACACTCAGTCTGTAACATCAAAACCACAAGATCCAGAATACGTAAAGCAAGATGTAACAATGACAGCTGAAATCTTTGAGAATGGTGCCAATAAGGAACAACCAATTACGACAAATGAAAAAAGCTCAACAACGGGTACTATACAAAATGTTGCAACAGAATATAATCTTATTCCAACTAGACATTCAGTAAATTTTGATATAACAACGGAGGTCGTGTATACACCTACCACAATAAATAATGACCTTATAATTCAAGTTGCATCAGAAGATTATATCTCGACTAAAACTCAAGTACTGACAGATACAACAGTAGACGGTACGAAGGTTGATGGGGTATTCACTACAGGAGTAGTAGGTAATGGTGAcagtacaaataaaataaaattaataaataaagaaagtGTGGCAACAGATACTACTCGAAGTATTGACTTAATCAACCTTCCAACTGAAACCGTGAATTTAACTACAATAATTAGTAATGCTCAATCTGCTTTTGAAAATAATATGAAAACTGAAGGTCCATTACTGCCATCTGAAAACATAGTATCTACACAGGAAGTAAATAAGGAAGCCGATTTTATAACAGCAAAACCAATCAATATTGAGCAGATAATAGCGAAATTACCTGAGGAGAAACTTATTCCTAAGGATGAATTAGAAATGGCTATAGTACAAACGACAAACAACAATTACGCAAATGCAGAACATGATATTGATGGCTCTCAGCAAAAAAGCAAAACCGAATTTTTAGGTCCCAAAAGTGAATCAAACGATATTCCCAATCAAACTTATAACAGCCAAAAAGGCGAAAGTGAAACAATACGAGTGCCTAATCATgtgcaatatagtaaattaCAACCAAGCACCGTAGAAGGTCAAGATCAGACAGTAAATATAAATTGGAATCCTTTCGACAATTATTTGATCGACAAATCTAATCAAAATTCACAACTTACAGGCAAGTCTGATGTCACAAACCTAAACATCGAACGAAACGATGCAAACGTGGTTAGTTCTGATACAGAGTTTATGCCTCAGCAACATATTATATCGGCATTACCTGCAACTAATCCCATTCCCGCTGAAATTAATACTGGTAAACAAAGCTATAACGCTACTACTGTAACCCAGAGATCAAACGGTTTTCTGATTACAAATAGACTTCcagaaaatataattaatgtgAACAGCGAACCTGAAGTCGCCAGTTTACCTACACCAGAGCCCGTAACCCGGGTTAAAGAACATTCTACTTATTTGAAAACCAACACATTAGCAAGTGGTGGATCAGTTACCTTGTCTTCGTCAAAGACTGCaccaaaaaatgcaaaagttgCTGATACTACAATACTGGATATTACCATACCTAAGTTATTTGGCCCTATATCAGACTCTACAGTTGACGAAATTGGCAGCAAAGTTAAGGAGATTGGGAGCAACGCTAAAGTTTCCTCGAATAAGAAAGAAGTTGACAACTCCAAAAACAATAAAGAGGCAACTGTTGTTGATACTAAAATACTGGATAATACGCACAATATTGAAAACATACATAACTTATTTAGCCCCGGGTCAGAATCTACAGTTGACCAAACTGGCAGCAATGTCAGGGAGATTGGAAGCAACGCTAACGTTTCTTCGTATAATAAAGAAATTGATTATCCCAAAAACAGTGAAGGTTCAATAACTGTTTACCTTTCGAAAACTAAACTACATAACGATAAAACTGAATTACAAACCAATACGCATGACCTGTCGGAAACGATTAATATGCGAATAACAACTGAAGGGGATCACGATAGAATCGACGAGTCCAGTAAGCCAGTCATGTTCAATATATTGCCGTTACCTATGAATAATGTAAAGCTTCGTCCATCAGTTACCAATATACCACTTTTGACGGATGTGACGTCTATGACGCAAAACGGAAATATTGTCCTTACAACTGAACCATATCAATCAGCAACTATCTATCCTACTCTAGTTAACACTCCAATACAAGCTAGTGTCAATGGCGTCCATAATACAAATACTCCAACAATCAAGAACCTACCTACATTAGAAATTACCGACAAAGTCATTAGTTCAAAAAATCCTATATTCGGTGGTTCGACTACTGTAGGCAATTTGCATATTACGAAGGATTCTACATTTCCGGATGCTAAATCGCGAACTGGGGTCATCAATAGAGGCGATGTTTCTCCACCGCATCCACTTCGAGTTGGGCAGGTATCCATCGGACAAACAAATACACCTGATAATAATGTAGATACTATATCAGCTAAGGAACAAAATGTAAATGAAACCTATTCCCCTCAGACCTCAAATGCTAATGAGAATGAACCACAAAAAAACAATTCACCTATAAATCTTTCTTTATCTATTGCTATACAAAAGCCTTATGTAAATACTGTTCAAACACTTTCTCAATCGGTGACCCCAAATCCAATTTCACCAGTCACAAAGCAAGTTGCAAATGAAGTGGCAATACCCTTTACCTGCGTCAATGGCAGAAGGGGTAGATATTCGGACAAGGACGATTGTAGAAAATTTTACATTTGTGTTGGTATCAATCAACCCGTTGTTGGTAACTGTCCCGAAAACACCGTGTTTAGTGACATTAGAAAACTATGTACTAAAAACTTGTCTCATTGTATACGACATAATGAGTTCAAATGCCCATCAGTGGGCAGATTCAGCGACTTTATGAAAGACAATGTTTATTACATTTGCGTCGATCATAAGGACCACTTGtatagattcaaatttcaatgtCAAAGTGGctacatttttaacaaaacaacagtGAAATGTATAGAGTCAAAGGAGATAGAGTCCAATGAATCAGTTTCGATCTCTTCAAGTGATAACAGTAGTCAAACGGGTAGCACGAGTGCTGCTAGTCGCAGTATAAATAACAACAGTGTCAGCACTAGTAGAATCAGCAATAACAGCAGTAGCGATGATAGTAGTAAGACCGATGACGTTTCAATGACTAAAAATACCAACGAGGAAGAAACGCGCGAAAAATCAGAAGGAAACGAAGATGACGAGGAAGATGAAGTGTTTAAATGTAAAAAGGAAGGTAAATTCCCGATTCGTAATGAATGCAGGCGATTCTACTTATGCAAGAAACGGAAATCAGAGTACCGGCGGAAGATAAAGAAATGCGGTTCGGGCCGCGTGTTCGACAAGGATAAGAAACGGTGCGTGGACGCAGACAGCTACGAGTGCTAA
- the LOC134806665 gene encoding uncharacterized protein LOC134806665, with product IDIAFVLNFTCYCVRHLDQGCVYFQIFSATTDSRRVDYPFLNNRNVGCGPYGFTCEGQAKLRLCEGPNLFGPSFLCPPDTICNEDSSDVCEHANNYIEPSFGKTIRCHRHERIADPNVPGCKGYILCIPNKTRFQGIKFKCSGTTIFNGYTRACSAPDKYKCPMANTTQASDFYVESNRRIDTRHDVEYENKPAGHRPRPIDCKNYKFTVTQGQSPAKAAYFCPSRPVPGERAVRCTVFSNQFCITLERYNEDQFVESSRAAYRRPRFNNFVTELNNDIKMPF from the coding sequence ATTGACATCGCATTCGTCCTTAACTTTACATGTTATTGTGTTCGACATCTAGATCAAGGTTGTGTTTATTTTCAGATTTTCAGCGCAACGACTGATTCTAGAAGAGTAGATTACCCGTTTTTAAATAATAGGAACGTCGGCTGCGGCCCATACGGCTTTACGTGTGAAGGGCAGGCGAAACTAAGACTTTGCGAGGGGCCTAATCTGTTTGGGCCCTCGTTTTTGTGCCCCCCGGACACAATATGCAACGAAGACTCCAGCGATGTATGTGAACACGCTAACAACTACATCGAACCGTCTTTCGGTAAAACGATACGCTGCCACAGACACGAAAGGATCGCCGACCCCAACGTTCCGGGATGTAAAGGCTACATACTATGCATCCCTAACAAAACTCGTTTCCAAGGCATCAAATTCAAGTGTTCGGGGACCACAATCTTCAACGGTTACACGCGAGCGTGCTCTGCGCCTGACAAATACAAGTGTCCTATGGCAAACACTACTCAAGCGAGCGATTTTTACGTTGAAAGCAACAGGAGAATCGATACTCGCCATGATGTTGAATACGAGAATAAGCCAGCAGGGCATCGCCCGAGGCCTATTGACTGTAAGAACTACAAGTTTACAGTGACCCAAGGCCAGAGCCCAGCGAAGGCGGCGTATTTCTGCCCCTCGCGGCCGGTGCCGGGCGAGCGCGCTGTGCGCTGCACCGTCTTCTCAAATCAGTTCTGCATCACTTTGGAAAGGTACAATGAGGATCAGTTCGTTGAAAGCTCGCGAGCTGCTTACCGAAGACCGCGGTTCAATAATTTTGTAACAGAACTCAATAATGATATCAAAATGccattttaa
- the LOC134806521 gene encoding small ribosomal subunit protein mS39 — MYSNIILQRQWSKLACLCRYSSVVEGQRVPQTSSSDGISPPPRIPRGPTDILQALAATVGPDPTAAHYKYHDDPYLIPLSNYRKRAYALSAEAGRKAAAWIRDQHSDLFSTRQWDPPGKMTTPYFNADPRIEAFAPKPIYTDESKVTEEDLRYTIRNGLLEDSVKVFQLLGGSEAVSEELKLDFLQLLCFCNEKELDSTEWLEERWFSANARERQAATWRLGGLADKIFTSMEPKSAEAYCAIIQGMAKYYQAERAHMLYQEALEKGIPLSTDVFNSLLSCIGFLKEGAALRMDALKDLLRQMAEQGISPNQQTLSSCLRSISAWGAGKALQHLALQVIAEFQKLDIQPGLSAYYYLMCLFCKERGPRTDILSLILNDLEKRESLDAKEATDTNFFITAMGVCNDHLQDINMAERVHALLMKGDNYKLVGDAYKESIYYRHFVTVACRHAPFERTTALLDTLVPNVYVPEPSVMEEIIKTLEVGGAGARLAGSWAQLVVFGLAKRARLVERLLDAMANCYHYQEDEVKAQMRAAAADVVKFGKLAEEQQEGREMRSPVQKLSATALSNIIEMCSDVPDKSDPMWDVVLDTLDSLRREEAAGVPARPEIFAETAKKAAAVGKPAVAAMAVTYLAECGFEEAASASVEALAVMLNRPQEDVVQLLQNPEGLATLHPSAAVAAEAYHLAKSGTPMRERDASRSSSSSDSSDSSSDDE; from the exons ATGTACTCAAACATAATCTTGCAAAG ACAATGGTCAAAGTTAGCGTGTTTGTGCCGTTACTCGTCGGTGGTGGAAGGTCAGCGGGTACCGCAGACTTCCTCTAGTGACGGAATATCGCCTCCGCCTCGTATTCCCAGAGGCCCTACTGATATTCTACAAGCCTTAGCAGCCACTGTTGGACCAGACCCCACAGCCGCACATTACAA ATACCATGATGACCCTTACCTCATCCCACTGTCAAACTACCGTAAGCGAGCCTATGCATTGTCAGCGGAAGCTGGCCGTAAAGCAGCAGCATGGATCCGGGACCAGCACTCAGACCTGTTTTCCACTCGCCAGTGGGACCCCCCGGGCAAGATGACCACTCCATACTTCAATGCTGATCCGAGAATTGAGGCGTTTGCACCAAAACCTATTTACACAGATGAGAGCAag GTAACAGAAGAAGATTTAAGATACACAATTAGGAATGGTCTTTTAGAAGATTCTGTGAAAGTGTTCCAACTGCTTGGAGGATCAGAAGCAGTGAGCGAGGAGCTCAAACTGGACTTCTTGCAGTTGCTCTGCTTTTGCAACGAGAAGGAGCTGGATTCTACCGAGTGGTTAGAAGAGCGGTGGTTCTCTGCAAATGCCAGAGAACGACAAGCCGCTACTTGGAG ATTGGGTGGCCTGGCGGACAAAATTTTTACATCAATGGAACCCAAAAGTGCAGAGGCATATTGTGCCATAATTCAGGGCATGGCAAAATACTATCAG GCCGAAAGAGCTCACATGTTATATCAAGAAGCGTTAGAGAAAGGCATCCCACTTTCCACTGATGTGTTCAACTCTTTGTTGAGTTGTATCGGATTTCTCAAAGAGGGCGCTGCTCTCCGAATGGACGCTCTGAAAGATCTACTGAGGCAAATGGCTGAGCAG GGTATATCCCCGAACCAGCAGACCCTGAGCTCCTGCCTGCGGTCCATCTCCGCGTGGGGCGCGGGCAAGGCGCTGCAGCATCTCGCGCTTCAGGTCATCGCCGAGTTCCAAAAACTGGACATCCAGCCGGGCTTGTCGGCCTACTATTATCTGATGTGCCTGTTTTGTAAAGAAC GTGGACCTCGCACAGATATATTGTCACTGATTCTAAATGATTTGGAAAAGAGGGAGAGTTTAGATGCCAAAGAAGCCACAGATACTAATTTCTTCATAACGGCTATGGGCGTGTGCAACGATCACTTACAG GACATAAATATGGCAGAGAGAGTGCACGCTCTGCTGATGAAGGGAGACAACTATAAACTGGTCGGCGACGCTTACAAAGAGAGCATTTACTACAGACACTTCGTTACCGTCGCCTGCAG GCACGCGCCATTCGAGAGGACTACGGCGTTACTAGACACGTTAGTTCCTAACGTCTACGTCCCCGAGCCGTCCGTTATGGAAGAG ATAATAAAGACGCTGGAGgtgggcggcgcgggcgcgcggCTGGCGGGCTCTTGGGCGCAGCTCGTGGTGTTCGGGCTCGCCAAGCGCGCCCGGCTCGTCGAGCGCCTGCTGGACGCCATGGCCAACTGCTACCACTACCAGG AAGACGAGGTGAAGGCGCAGATGCGAGCGGCGGCAGCGGACGTGGTCAAGTTCGGTAAACTGGCTGAAGAGCAACAGGAAGGCAGGGAGATGCGCTCGCCTGTACAGAA GCTATCAGCCACAGCCCTCAGCAACATCATCGAGATGTGCTCGGACGTGCCGGACAAGTCGGACCCGATGTGGGACGTGGTGCTGGACACGCTGGACAGCTTACGGCGGGAGGAGGCGGCCGGCGTTCCCGCGCGCCCCGAGATCTTCGCCGAGACCGCCAAGAAGGCTGCCGCTGTTGGGAAACCGGCGGTTGCTGCT ATGGCGGTGACATACCTCGCCGAGTGCGGCTTCGAAGAGGCGGCCTCGGCGTCGGTGGAGGCGCTGGCCGTGATGCTGAACCGGCCGCAGGAGGACGTGGTGCAGCTGCTGCAGAACCCTGAGGGCCTGGCCACGCTGCACCCCTCCGCCGCGGTCGCCGCTGAAGCCTACCACCT GGCTAAAAGTGGAACACCGATGAGAGAGAGGGACGCATCGAGATCGAGCTCCAGCTCCGACAGCAGTGACTCTTCGTCCGACGACGAATAA